A genomic window from Prochlorococcus sp. RS04 includes:
- the fabI gene encoding enoyl-ACP reductase FabI, protein MLLNLTGKKILVTGIANNRSIAWGIAQQLSKAGAELGITYLPDDKGRFESKVRELTEPLNPSLFLPLDVQNPAQIEEIFKNIKDNWVQIDGLVHCLAFAGRDELIGDYSATTSEGFDRALNISAYSLAPLCKAAKPLFSDGAGVVSLTYLGSERAIPNYNVMGVAKAALEASVRYLSAELGPEKQVRVNAISAGPIRTLASSAIGGILDMIHNVEEKAPLRRTVTQTEVGNTAAFLLSDLSSGISGQTIYVDAGYCINGM, encoded by the coding sequence ATGCTTCTAAATCTAACTGGCAAAAAAATTCTTGTTACGGGGATTGCCAACAATCGTTCAATAGCATGGGGTATCGCTCAACAACTTTCAAAAGCTGGCGCAGAACTTGGAATCACATATTTACCTGATGATAAGGGAAGGTTCGAATCTAAAGTTAGAGAACTAACTGAACCTTTAAACCCATCCTTATTTTTGCCTCTTGATGTTCAAAATCCAGCTCAAATTGAAGAAATCTTTAAAAATATAAAAGACAATTGGGTGCAAATTGACGGATTAGTTCACTGCCTAGCATTTGCAGGACGCGATGAATTGATTGGAGATTATAGTGCTACCACTTCAGAGGGTTTTGATAGGGCTCTTAATATAAGTGCGTATTCGTTAGCACCTTTGTGTAAAGCAGCAAAACCACTTTTTAGTGATGGCGCTGGAGTTGTCTCATTAACTTATTTAGGTTCAGAAAGGGCGATTCCTAACTATAACGTGATGGGAGTTGCTAAAGCAGCTTTAGAAGCTTCAGTAAGATATCTTTCTGCAGAACTTGGTCCAGAAAAACAAGTCAGAGTTAATGCAATAAGTGCTGGGCCTATAAGAACACTTGCGAGTTCTGCTATAGGTGGCATTTTAGATATGATTCACAATGTTGAAGAAAAGGCTCCTTTGCGCAGAACAGTCACTCAAACAGAAGTAGGAAATACAGCTGCTTTTTTATTAAGTGATCTCTCTAGCGGCATTTCAGGCCAAACAATTTATGTTGATGCGGGTTACTGCATTAATGGAATGTAA
- the hisB gene encoding imidazoleglycerol-phosphate dehydratase HisB has protein sequence MSSLRQSEIKRKTNETDISVFINLDGNGISEIDTGIPFLDHMLHQISSHGLFDLKIKAIGDTHIDDHHTNEDVGIALGKAFSKALGERKGISRFGHFFAPLDEALVQVTLDCSGRPHLSYDLQLNAPRIGNYDTELVKEFFIAFANNSGITLHINQIRGSNSHHIVEACFKAFSRAMRMATEIDPRRSDSIPSSKGMLENQ, from the coding sequence ATGTCATCTCTAAGGCAATCTGAAATAAAAAGAAAAACGAATGAAACAGATATTTCTGTATTTATAAACTTAGATGGAAATGGAATTTCTGAGATTGATACCGGGATTCCATTCTTAGATCATATGCTTCATCAAATATCCAGTCATGGTTTGTTCGATTTAAAAATAAAAGCAATTGGAGATACCCATATTGATGATCACCATACAAATGAAGATGTAGGAATCGCATTAGGCAAAGCATTTTCAAAAGCCTTGGGAGAAAGAAAAGGAATAAGTAGATTTGGACATTTCTTTGCCCCATTAGATGAAGCATTAGTTCAAGTAACTTTAGACTGTTCCGGCAGACCACATCTATCTTATGATCTTCAATTAAATGCTCCTAGAATTGGCAATTATGATACTGAACTAGTAAAAGAGTTTTTTATTGCCTTTGCAAATAACAGTGGCATTACTCTGCATATTAATCAAATAAGAGGTAGCAATTCACATCATATTGTTGAGGCTTGCTTTAAAGCTTTTTCACGAGCAATGAGAATGGCTACAGAAATAGATCCAAGAAGATCTGATTCAATTCCAAGCAGTAAAGGAATGCTGGAAAATCAATAA
- a CDS encoding carotenoid oxygenase family protein, which produces MTNLQDKKINKIKSFNKEDWSSAYQNVEKELTKEPLKISKGDNIKNLNGTLLRNGPGILERGGQWVHHPFDGDGMITSIKFENGQPFLTNRFVKTKGYLEEEKINKFIYRGVFGTQKNGGILNNALDLKFKNIANTHVVKLGDEILALWEAAGPHAMDPDSLDTIGLTTLKGVLKPNEAFSAHPKTDLNSNASSELLVTFGVQTGPKSTIRLMEFDNTGTNSGELIFDRKDTFNGFAFLHDFAITTNWAIFLQNAIDFNPLPFVMGQRGAAQCLKSNPNKKAKFFIIPRESGLFRGQPPLTIDAPEGFVFHHVNAFEKDSKIVLDSIFYDDFPSVGPDENFRDIDFDKYPEGKLKRSIIDLKTKTCELETFSEQCCEFAVVNPKNLGLKATFSWMASTSQKLGNAPLQAIKKINLTSKEEISWSAGPSGFVSEPIMVPSENSSQEDEGFLFILLWNGERRGSDLVILDAKDLKELTVYELPISIPHGLHGSWVN; this is translated from the coding sequence GTGACTAATTTACAAGATAAAAAAATAAATAAAATTAAAAGCTTTAATAAAGAAGATTGGTCAAGTGCGTATCAAAATGTAGAAAAGGAATTAACCAAGGAGCCTCTAAAAATTAGCAAAGGTGATAATATCAAAAATTTAAATGGAACATTATTAAGAAATGGACCAGGCATATTAGAAAGAGGTGGACAATGGGTTCATCACCCATTTGACGGTGATGGAATGATCACATCCATAAAGTTCGAAAATGGTCAGCCGTTTTTAACAAATAGATTTGTTAAAACTAAAGGCTATTTGGAAGAAGAAAAAATAAATAAATTCATTTATAGAGGTGTTTTTGGGACACAAAAAAATGGAGGGATTTTAAATAATGCATTAGATCTAAAATTTAAGAATATAGCTAATACTCATGTCGTTAAATTAGGAGATGAAATTCTCGCATTATGGGAAGCAGCCGGTCCACATGCAATGGATCCTGATAGTCTTGACACTATTGGTTTAACAACATTAAAAGGGGTACTCAAGCCTAACGAAGCATTCAGTGCCCATCCCAAAACAGACCTAAACTCGAATGCATCTTCAGAACTTTTAGTCACTTTTGGAGTACAAACCGGGCCAAAAAGTACCATTAGATTAATGGAATTTGATAATACTGGTACAAATTCTGGAGAGCTCATTTTTGATAGAAAAGATACCTTTAATGGCTTTGCATTCCTTCATGATTTCGCAATTACAACTAATTGGGCAATATTTTTACAGAATGCTATTGATTTCAATCCTCTTCCATTTGTAATGGGTCAAAGAGGAGCAGCACAATGTCTAAAGTCAAACCCAAATAAAAAGGCAAAGTTTTTTATCATCCCCAGAGAAAGTGGATTATTTAGAGGACAGCCTCCTTTAACAATAGATGCTCCAGAAGGATTCGTTTTTCATCATGTAAACGCATTTGAAAAAGATTCCAAAATCGTATTAGATAGTATTTTTTATGATGATTTCCCATCAGTTGGTCCAGACGAGAATTTTAGAGATATTGACTTTGATAAATATCCAGAAGGAAAACTAAAAAGATCAATTATCGATCTAAAGACAAAAACTTGTGAACTTGAAACTTTCAGTGAACAATGTTGTGAATTTGCTGTTGTTAATCCTAAAAACTTAGGATTAAAAGCAACTTTTAGTTGGATGGCAAGCACATCTCAAAAGCTGGGGAACGCTCCACTTCAAGCAATAAAAAAAATAAATTTAACTTCTAAGGAAGAGATTTCTTGGTCAGCAGGTCCAAGTGGATTTGTTAGTGAACCAATTATGGTTCCATCAGAAAACTCTTCACAAGAAGATGAGGGATTTTTATTTATACTTCTATGGAACGGAGAAAGAAGAGGAAGCGATTTAGTGATATTAGACGCAAAAGACTTAAAAGAATTAACTGTTTATGAATTACCCATTTCAATTCCTCATGGCCTTCATGGATCTTGGGTTAATTGA
- the rdgB gene encoding RdgB/HAM1 family non-canonical purine NTP pyrophosphatase, with product MKNLYLASKNKGKIEEYKKLLAGVNCKLLLQPESLDVEEDGLTFRDNAIKKASEVSRKTNNFSIADDSGICIEALAGKPGIYSSRYAENDQKRIERVLRELDGVQNRSAFFIANICVCSPNGEVIIESEAKCHGNIILNPRGKSGFGYDPIFEESSTRLTFAEMKNDIKDSCSHRGKALKKIIPDLIEIFA from the coding sequence ATGAAAAATTTATATTTAGCTAGTAAGAATAAAGGTAAAATTGAAGAATATAAGAAATTGCTTGCTGGAGTTAATTGTAAATTGTTACTGCAGCCAGAATCATTAGATGTTGAAGAGGATGGACTGACATTTAGAGATAATGCAATTAAAAAAGCGAGTGAAGTTTCGAGAAAAACGAATAATTTTTCAATAGCAGATGATTCAGGAATTTGTATTGAAGCACTAGCTGGTAAGCCTGGCATTTACTCATCAAGATATGCAGAAAATGATCAGAAGAGAATTGAACGAGTTTTAAGAGAACTTGATGGAGTTCAAAATAGAAGTGCTTTCTTTATTGCTAATATTTGTGTTTGTTCCCCAAATGGTGAAGTGATTATTGAATCTGAGGCCAAATGTCATGGCAATATTATTTTAAACCCCAGAGGAAAAAGTGGTTTTGGGTATGACCCAATTTTTGAGGAGAGTTCTACCAGGTTAACTTTCGCAGAAATGAAAAATGATATTAAAGACTCTTGTAGTCATAGGGGTAAAGCATTAAAAAAAATTATTCCAGATTTAATTGAAATTTTTGCTTAA
- a CDS encoding phosphoglucomutase/phosphomannomutase family protein, producing the protein MTAYKLDKIKFGTDGWRGIIGFDFNLSNLSRVVVASCQELHYQYYKEVNSKKIIIGYDRRFMACEFAKQIVPFVRGCGFEAILSDSFVTTPSCSFYAKEVGCLGALVITASHNPYNWLGLKIKSFNGCSVDESFTSEVEKRLMLGHSIEKIDGVNKLVDIKKFHLDRIRSLFDIDYISKRLKKMKLRIFVDSMHGSAANCMAEIFASNDLEVISEIRKEADPFFGGNPPEPLLNYADDLKQTLMKNSTNEVKTLGIIFDGDGDRIAAIDEKGRYSSTQDLLPYFISYLGEIKNNSYPVLKTVSGSDIIKNISESQNRDVFELPVGFKYIAEKMIKEKIFIGGEESGGVGFGDFMPERDALYAAMVLLNGIAEKSQYLYKTLDEIQEDFGPSFYKRIDIKFPNQSEKNNVKEFIIDNIPENINNHKLKSISKIDGIKLRIDKNFWLLFRFSGTEPLLRLYCEAPKESYLIEVLEWGQEFINMAEK; encoded by the coding sequence TTGACAGCTTATAAATTAGACAAGATAAAATTTGGAACTGATGGTTGGAGAGGAATTATTGGTTTTGACTTTAACCTGTCGAATCTTTCAAGAGTTGTTGTCGCTTCATGTCAGGAGTTGCATTATCAATACTATAAAGAAGTTAATTCAAAGAAAATTATTATTGGATATGATCGCAGATTCATGGCTTGTGAATTCGCCAAGCAAATAGTGCCTTTTGTAAGAGGATGTGGTTTCGAAGCGATCTTATCTGATAGCTTTGTTACAACACCCTCTTGTAGTTTTTATGCCAAAGAAGTTGGCTGTCTTGGAGCGTTAGTAATTACAGCGAGTCATAATCCATATAATTGGCTAGGTCTGAAAATAAAGAGCTTTAATGGATGTTCTGTTGACGAATCTTTTACAAGTGAAGTTGAAAAAAGATTAATGCTTGGACATTCAATTGAAAAAATAGATGGTGTTAATAAATTGGTAGATATTAAGAAATTTCATTTAGATAGAATTAGATCCCTTTTTGATATTGACTATATTTCCAAGAGATTAAAAAAAATGAAATTGAGAATTTTTGTAGATTCTATGCATGGTTCTGCTGCAAATTGTATGGCTGAGATTTTTGCTTCTAATGATTTAGAAGTTATTTCAGAAATCAGGAAAGAAGCTGATCCTTTTTTTGGAGGGAACCCTCCTGAACCTCTTTTGAATTATGCAGATGATCTAAAACAAACACTAATGAAAAATTCAACAAATGAAGTGAAAACTTTAGGAATTATATTTGATGGTGATGGTGATAGAATTGCGGCAATTGATGAAAAAGGAAGATACTCTAGTACTCAAGATTTACTCCCATACTTTATTAGCTATTTGGGCGAAATTAAAAATAATTCTTATCCAGTTTTAAAGACTGTTAGTGGTTCAGATATTATTAAAAATATATCAGAGAGTCAAAATAGAGATGTTTTTGAACTTCCAGTTGGATTTAAATATATTGCTGAAAAAATGATCAAAGAAAAAATATTTATTGGGGGGGAGGAATCTGGGGGAGTTGGTTTTGGTGACTTTATGCCTGAAAGAGATGCTCTATATGCAGCGATGGTTTTATTAAATGGAATTGCTGAAAAATCTCAATATTTATATAAAACCTTAGATGAAATCCAAGAAGATTTTGGGCCAAGTTTTTATAAAAGAATTGATATTAAATTTCCAAATCAGTCAGAAAAAAATAACGTAAAAGAATTTATCATAGATAATATTCCTGAGAATATTAATAATCACAAATTAAAAAGTATCTCAAAAATCGATGGAATAAAGTTGAGAATTGATAAAAATTTTTGGCTTTTGTTTAGGTTTTCAGGAACGGAACCTCTTTTAAGGTTATATTGTGAAGCACCAAAAGAATCTTATCTAATTGAGGTATTAGAGTGGGGTCAAGAATTTATAAATATGGCAGAAAAATAA
- a CDS encoding TM0106 family RecB-like putative nuclease, which produces MNSLHLKSFTRCKRKAWLDFKGKKSYEVWSPHKAIDKINQFKIFSEFCNGEIYTGLKACENGYQGVIGLKIKGNLFQNIDAEIRPQLLVKTKGKSKWGEYKYLPAVYKLGHKTTKEHLFDLAFSSMLLESFQESKIDKGLVISTFYKKVKVEEIYLNKKLRKKVLNVLLNLNECLGGSIPEITQDRKKCTICSWQKFCDREAKENGYLTDIDGIGPKTASLLKSKGIINTQTLASYNEKQLGEKLSQFNDQKNEKASKFVKQAQAYIYGEPYFISNKNNTNELLEKTCSGFYIFDIESNPDEKHDFLYGFLKVNNLSIKKEDLIYEPILNLKNNKGESYRQIIEILFSQKEWPVLHYGETEKISIINIAKNLNFSDQEIDSLASRFIDLHTLIRKSWILPLKNYGLKTVSNWLGFEWLQKNVSGSKALYWWIQYQITENQIFLKKIIQYNKDDCLATLKIAEYLIKDQLKKN; this is translated from the coding sequence TTGAATTCTCTTCATTTAAAAAGTTTTACAAGATGTAAAAGAAAAGCATGGCTCGATTTTAAGGGTAAAAAATCTTATGAAGTTTGGTCTCCCCATAAAGCTATAGATAAAATTAATCAGTTTAAAATTTTCTCTGAATTTTGTAATGGTGAAATATATACAGGATTAAAAGCCTGCGAAAATGGCTATCAAGGGGTAATTGGATTAAAAATCAAAGGGAATCTTTTCCAAAATATAGACGCAGAAATACGTCCACAATTACTTGTAAAGACTAAAGGTAAAAGTAAATGGGGAGAATATAAATATTTACCTGCTGTTTATAAGTTAGGCCACAAAACAACAAAAGAACATTTATTCGACTTAGCTTTTAGTTCTATGCTGTTGGAATCATTTCAAGAATCTAAAATTGATAAAGGATTAGTAATTTCAACTTTTTATAAAAAAGTTAAAGTTGAAGAAATTTATTTAAATAAAAAATTAAGAAAAAAAGTTTTAAATGTTTTATTAAATTTGAATGAATGCTTGGGGGGATCAATACCAGAAATAACTCAAGATAGAAAAAAATGTACTATTTGTTCCTGGCAAAAATTTTGTGATAGAGAAGCAAAAGAAAATGGATATCTAACAGATATAGATGGAATAGGGCCTAAAACGGCCTCATTACTCAAATCAAAAGGAATAATTAATACCCAAACATTAGCTTCGTATAACGAAAAACAACTTGGCGAGAAATTATCTCAATTCAACGATCAAAAGAATGAAAAAGCGTCCAAATTTGTAAAGCAAGCACAAGCATATATCTACGGAGAACCATATTTCATTTCTAATAAAAATAATACTAACGAACTACTAGAAAAAACATGTTCGGGATTTTATATATTTGATATTGAGTCAAACCCAGATGAAAAGCATGATTTTTTATATGGATTTTTAAAAGTAAATAATTTGTCTATAAAAAAAGAAGATCTTATTTATGAACCAATCTTAAATCTTAAAAACAATAAAGGAGAATCTTACAGGCAAATTATTGAAATACTTTTTTCACAAAAGGAATGGCCAGTTTTACATTACGGAGAAACTGAAAAAATATCAATAATTAATATTGCTAAAAACCTAAATTTTAGTGATCAAGAAATTGATTCACTTGCCTCAAGATTTATTGACTTACATACCTTAATAAGAAAGTCTTGGATATTACCACTAAAAAACTATGGCTTAAAAACTGTTTCTAATTGGCTTGGGTTCGAATGGTTGCAGAAAAATGTAAGTGGCTCGAAAGCACTTTATTGGTGGATTCAATATCAAATTACAGAAAACCAAATATTTTTAAAAAAAATTATCCAATATAACAAAGATGATTGTTTAGCTACTCTAAAAATTGCAGAATATTTAATCAAAGATCAATTAAAGAAAAATTGA
- the ygfZ gene encoding CAF17-like 4Fe-4S cluster assembly/insertion protein YgfZ produces the protein MQDIKKNFWLEKFDCFSITGKDARKFLNGITTGNILDSENKVIKTCWLTPNGILRSLIEIIFLERKLEVIILAGNTNEIINYFNQIIFPVDDVFLSEPFIINRIQEIDESSSWRTCQPIFFKKEDKEFEIYKYKLNLLNPNDLKLWKINQAIPSLGMEINGKNNPLELGLKDLIDFNKGCYLGQETMSKIKNVSSLKQEIRTWKSLESNLNLDVEDKNLYINSAKDISVGKITSFFISDSQIKGLAMIKRKYLEEGNYFFSEIFGKIIINKSVGSIFL, from the coding sequence ATGCAAGATATAAAAAAAAATTTTTGGCTTGAAAAATTTGATTGTTTTTCTATTACTGGAAAAGATGCCAGAAAATTTTTGAATGGAATAACAACAGGTAATATTCTTGATTCAGAAAATAAAGTTATCAAAACTTGTTGGTTAACTCCAAATGGAATTCTAAGGTCATTAATTGAAATTATTTTTTTAGAAAGAAAATTAGAAGTAATTATTTTGGCGGGTAACACTAATGAAATAATTAATTACTTTAATCAAATTATTTTTCCAGTGGATGATGTATTTCTAAGTGAACCTTTCATAATAAATAGAATTCAGGAAATTGATGAATCAAGTTCATGGAGAACTTGCCAGCCTATTTTCTTCAAAAAAGAAGATAAAGAATTTGAAATATATAAATACAAACTAAATTTACTAAATCCCAATGATTTAAAACTTTGGAAGATTAATCAGGCAATACCCTCATTAGGAATGGAAATAAACGGAAAAAATAATCCTCTTGAGCTTGGATTAAAAGATCTTATAGATTTTAATAAAGGTTGTTATTTAGGGCAAGAAACAATGTCAAAAATAAAAAATGTTTCTTCTTTAAAACAGGAAATAAGAACTTGGAAATCATTAGAATCTAATTTGAATTTAGACGTTGAAGATAAAAATTTATATATAAATTCTGCTAAGGATATTTCTGTAGGCAAAATCACTAGTTTTTTTATATCAGATTCTCAAATAAAAGGTTTAGCAATGATAAAAAGAAAATATTTAGAGGAAGGAAATTATTTTTTTTCAGAAATTTTTGGAAAAATTATTATCAATAAATCTGTTGGATCAATTTTTCTTTAA
- the pyrE gene encoding orotate phosphoribosyltransferase: MGNFSEKYDLNKTKLLTQLIEKSYKKGNFTLSSGKKSSHYLNCKPVSLNGQGLNLISDLFLELKDSRSKTVAGLTLGADPLVSGLIVKAASQGLGLNGLIIRKEIKQYGTKAGIEGPTLEEGTLVTVLEDVVTTAGSVIKAIKKLRENNYIVEEVLSIVDRQEGGLEALEDENVKLKSLFTIKDFL; encoded by the coding sequence ATGGGAAATTTTTCTGAAAAGTATGATCTAAATAAGACAAAATTATTAACACAGTTAATTGAAAAATCTTACAAGAAAGGAAACTTCACTTTATCTTCAGGGAAAAAAAGCAGTCATTACTTGAATTGTAAACCGGTATCATTAAATGGCCAAGGCTTAAATTTAATAAGTGATTTGTTTTTAGAGTTAAAGGACTCAAGGTCAAAAACTGTTGCAGGCTTGACTTTAGGTGCAGATCCTCTTGTAAGCGGATTAATCGTCAAAGCAGCTTCGCAAGGCTTAGGACTTAATGGTTTAATAATTCGGAAAGAAATAAAACAATACGGTACCAAAGCTGGAATAGAGGGTCCTACATTAGAGGAAGGAACTTTGGTAACTGTTTTAGAGGATGTCGTAACAACTGCTGGTTCAGTGATAAAAGCAATAAAAAAGTTACGCGAAAATAATTATATTGTTGAGGAAGTTTTGTCTATAGTTGATAGGCAAGAAGGGGGATTAGAAGCCCTTGAAGATGAAAATGTTAAATTAAAGAGTCTTTTTACAATAAAAGATTTTTTATAA
- a CDS encoding hemolysin family protein encodes MKITLLLFLLFLPAFFAASELSFLLIRPSKVLRLIEEKKKGAFSILKIQKRFRSSLIASQFGVTISLIAIGWLSNNIAKDYWKSNILSNRFYDLLLFLFVVLVVTLVSGLIPKALVINNPQSAALRLTTIFDAVRKAMNPIVKTIEFFASACLGLFNLNNKWDSLNSGLSAGELETLIETDNVTGLKPDEKNILEGVFALKDTQVKEVMIPRSEMVTLPKNITFSELMKQVDKTRHARFFVIGESLDDVLGVLDLRYLAKPISKGEMEADTLLEPFLLPVTKIIETCSLAEIFPIVRDYNPFLLVVDEHGGTEGLITAADLNGEIVGEEMLNNKIFSDIRMLDNFSKKWSIAGKSEIVEINKKIGCSIPEGTDYHTLAGFMLEKFQMVPKIGDVLDFSNIKFEVISMSGPKIDRVKIILPKS; translated from the coding sequence ATGAAAATAACTCTTCTTTTATTTCTTTTATTTCTACCAGCTTTTTTCGCAGCGAGTGAACTCTCTTTTTTATTAATAAGGCCAAGTAAAGTTTTAAGGTTAATAGAAGAAAAAAAGAAAGGAGCATTTTCAATTTTAAAAATTCAAAAACGTTTTAGATCTTCACTAATTGCTTCTCAATTTGGAGTAACAATTTCATTAATTGCAATTGGATGGCTTAGCAATAACATTGCTAAGGATTATTGGAAAAGCAATATTTTATCAAATAGATTTTATGATCTTCTATTGTTTTTATTTGTTGTTTTAGTTGTTACTCTCGTTTCCGGACTAATTCCTAAAGCTTTAGTAATTAACAATCCACAATCTGCTGCATTAAGGCTTACAACAATATTTGATGCCGTGAGAAAAGCCATGAATCCTATAGTGAAAACAATAGAATTCTTTGCTAGCGCCTGTTTAGGCTTGTTCAATTTAAATAACAAATGGGATTCTTTAAACTCGGGTTTATCAGCTGGAGAATTAGAAACTCTTATAGAAACAGATAACGTAACAGGTTTAAAACCAGATGAGAAGAATATTCTTGAAGGAGTTTTTGCTTTAAAAGATACACAGGTTAAAGAAGTAATGATTCCAAGATCTGAAATGGTAACTTTGCCAAAAAATATAACCTTTTCAGAACTAATGAAACAAGTAGATAAAACTCGACATGCTCGCTTCTTTGTGATTGGTGAGTCTTTAGATGATGTATTAGGTGTATTAGATTTACGTTATCTAGCTAAGCCAATATCAAAAGGTGAAATGGAAGCCGATACATTATTAGAGCCATTCCTTTTACCAGTAACAAAAATAATAGAAACATGTTCACTAGCAGAAATATTTCCAATAGTAAGAGACTACAACCCCTTCTTACTAGTAGTTGATGAACACGGGGGAACAGAAGGACTAATAACTGCAGCTGATCTAAATGGCGAAATAGTTGGAGAGGAAATGCTCAATAATAAAATCTTTTCAGATATAAGAATGTTAGATAATTTCTCTAAAAAATGGTCAATAGCTGGAAAATCAGAAATTGTTGAAATCAATAAAAAGATAGGATGTTCAATTCCAGAAGGGACTGATTATCATACTCTTGCTGGATTTATGTTAGAAAAATTTCAAATGGTTCCAAAAATTGGCGACGTTTTAGATTTTAGTAATATTAAATTTGAAGTTATTTCAATGTCAGGCCCAAAAATTGATCGTGTTAAAATAATTCTTCCCAAAAGCTAA
- a CDS encoding Gfo/Idh/MocA family protein, with protein MQPTSSPVKVGVIGIGNMGWHHARVLSLLKDANLIGVADPNEERGKLAIEQFQCEWFKDYKDLIPKVDAICIAVPTLLHQKVGLDCLNGGTNVLIEKPIAANELEAQSLIEAANASNCLLQVGHIERFNPAFRELNKIVHNEEIVVLEARRHSPNADRANDVSVVMDLMIHDIDLVLELVNSKIQKLAAVGGRNSEGLIDYVNATLVFKNNVIASLTASKMSHKKIRSLSAHCQNGLVETDFLNHSLQIHRKSHESYTAEHGELVYRNDGYVEEVSTTSIEPLYAELEHFLKCVQGKEIPEVDGEQASRALKIADFIECAVENSGDAILLENPF; from the coding sequence ATGCAACCAACCTCATCACCAGTAAAGGTTGGAGTCATAGGTATAGGAAATATGGGCTGGCATCATGCTCGAGTACTCAGTTTACTCAAAGATGCGAATCTCATTGGAGTAGCAGATCCAAATGAGGAGAGAGGTAAATTAGCTATTGAACAATTTCAATGTGAATGGTTCAAAGATTATAAAGACCTAATTCCAAAAGTTGATGCTATCTGCATCGCTGTGCCTACACTACTTCATCAAAAAGTAGGACTAGATTGTCTCAATGGAGGAACTAACGTACTCATCGAAAAACCAATTGCAGCTAACGAGTTAGAAGCACAATCCTTAATAGAGGCCGCTAATGCAAGTAACTGTCTATTACAAGTTGGTCATATTGAGAGATTTAATCCTGCTTTTAGGGAATTAAATAAAATAGTACATAATGAAGAAATTGTTGTTTTAGAGGCAAGGAGGCATAGTCCTAATGCAGACAGAGCAAATGATGTATCCGTAGTTATGGATTTAATGATTCATGACATTGACCTTGTTTTGGAGCTTGTAAACTCAAAAATACAAAAATTAGCAGCTGTTGGAGGCAGAAATAGCGAAGGATTAATAGATTATGTCAATGCTACTTTAGTTTTTAAAAATAATGTTATTGCAAGCTTAACGGCCAGCAAAATGAGTCACAAAAAAATTAGAAGTTTAAGTGCTCACTGTCAAAATGGGTTAGTAGAAACTGATTTCCTAAATCACTCCTTACAAATCCATAGAAAGTCTCATGAATCATATACTGCAGAACATGGCGAATTAGTTTATAGAAATGACGGATATGTTGAAGAAGTTAGCACAACCTCCATTGAACCTCTATATGCGGAACTGGAGCATTTTCTTAAATGTGTTCAAGGCAAAGAAATTCCTGAGGTAGATGGTGAGCAAGCCTCAAGAGCTTTAAAAATTGCTGATTTTATAGAGTGTGCTGTAGAAAATTCTGGAGATGCGATTTTACTTGAAAATCCTTTCTAA
- a CDS encoding photosystem II reaction center protein K, with protein MLILLNTFAELPEAYKAFAPTVDVLPLIPLFFFLLVFVWQAAVGFK; from the coding sequence GTGCTCATTCTACTTAATACATTCGCTGAATTGCCTGAGGCTTACAAGGCCTTTGCTCCTACTGTTGATGTTCTTCCACTTATTCCTTTATTTTTCTTTTTGTTGGTATTTGTTTGGCAAGCTGCAGTTGGATTTAAATAA